From Solibacillus sp. FSL W7-1464:
CACTTTGACGCTTTTTCGTGGATTTCCCGGAAAATATCTGCAACAGCTCATCCCGTTTACTGAAACCGAGCCGGAAGCCGAGATAGCCAAGAACAATGGATAAAATAGCAGGTACAACAGCAGTAATAACGGGAATGTTCATTTGATTGATTGCGACACCGACCAATGTTGCTACACACAGTCCTACGATTAGACCGATCGTACCAAACAGTAAATCCGCTGCCGGTAATTTGAATAATACCTCTTCTAACCAAGTAATCAATTTTACAAAGTAATCAGATAATGCAAAAGATAAAACGAATAACAAAGCAGCACCTATCGCAACACTGAAGTATGGATTATTAAGCCAAGGATTGGATGATAAGTTCATGAATGCATATAAGGGCGGTAAGAAAATAAGGCCTAATGCTCCACCGATAAATAAAAATGCTACTTGAATTATTTTCTTCAACATTTGTTTCACCTCCAATTAATAATTATACATCTAAAGTTTCATTCATGCGAAGCACAGGTACCAAAAGCAAGTCAAATAAATCACAATCGCCAACTACATTCCAATATTAGGATTTTACCCATTTTTTAAGCTTATTCCCTATTTTTTTTAGTTAGATTTACACAATATTAATTCAAATATGACGTACTTCAATCTAAATTCTCACTATCTATAGTTTAATCAACTTAATGTAGATATTATTCTACTATAATAGAAAATTTCAACTTAGAAGAGGAGAATACGTTTTGAATACTGTAAAAGAAGTAAAAATTTCTACTGCTGACCCGTCTGCAATTGGTTTATTCGGCTTGGCGATTGTAACATTTGTTGCTTCCACTCAAAAATTAGGCTGGACAGAAGGCTTAGGTTTGATTATTCCTTGGGCAATATTTCTAGGGGGTATTGCACAATTTTATGCATCTGTATTAGATTCCAAGCATAATAATACTTTTGGTACGACTGCATTCGGCGCATACGGTTTATTCTGGATGGGTGTAGGTATGAGCTGGTTCGTTCAAGCCGGTGTATTTGGTGAAACATTACAGGCATCCGCTGATACAACTCAGCTCGGTGTTGTGTATTTAGGTTATTTAATCTTTACCCTATTTATGACGATTGGTGCAGCTGAAACAAATAAAGTTCTATTCTCCATTTTCGTAATGATCGACTTCTTATTTATCGGTCTGGCATTAAGCTCATTTGGAATTATGGAGCACGGTATGCATTTACTAGCAGCTTACTCTGAGTTAATCATT
This genomic window contains:
- a CDS encoding acetate uptake transporter, which translates into the protein MNTVKEVKISTADPSAIGLFGLAIVTFVASTQKLGWTEGLGLIIPWAIFLGGIAQFYASVLDSKHNNTFGTTAFGAYGLFWMGVGMSWFVQAGVFGETLQASADTTQLGVVYLGYLIFTLFMTIGAAETNKVLFSIFVMIDFLFIGLALSSFGIMEHGMHLLAAYSELIIALLSFYGAGANVLNKHFGFNFLPIGKPFGIFTREAFLKKEKTVKA